A genomic segment from Verrucomicrobiota bacterium encodes:
- a CDS encoding polyprenyl synthetase family protein: MDPRSNAAFAEAIELIGPDLYSVEERIHEQSKAVDAGIEHYFEYAIGGSGKRLRPALALLAGGATGRIVSDHVDLAVIVELIHIASLVHDDIMDGADRRRDRPTLNAKWGNSLTVLVGDVLFAHALRLSTKFSNSDISRRIADAAADVCTGEILQTQRRFDLNIPLSEYYRMVQMKTGALFAVSCELGAFLSGASPSVISALKNYGNKIGIAYQVLDDCIDLVGDEEMIGKTLGTDIACGKFTLPVLLLLQNSSAKERDELQSMLLSEEGISPSRLVELVTSRGALPAAVKAARSLVDEADAELEKVQENRHAAALHSMTEYLRGVLDSLS, from the coding sequence ATTGACCCGCGATCCAATGCCGCCTTTGCGGAGGCTATCGAGCTGATTGGTCCCGATCTTTACTCTGTCGAGGAGAGGATCCATGAGCAATCTAAGGCTGTGGATGCGGGCATTGAGCATTATTTCGAGTATGCCATCGGCGGAAGTGGCAAACGTCTGCGTCCTGCCCTCGCTCTTCTCGCAGGAGGGGCCACCGGACGGATTGTCTCCGATCATGTCGATCTGGCGGTGATCGTGGAACTGATCCACATCGCGAGTCTTGTCCATGACGATATCATGGATGGAGCCGATCGTCGCCGTGACCGACCGACCCTTAATGCCAAGTGGGGAAACTCCCTCACGGTTCTGGTTGGGGATGTGCTGTTCGCTCATGCTCTCCGGCTTTCCACTAAGTTTTCAAACTCCGATATTTCCCGACGGATCGCCGATGCGGCCGCCGATGTCTGCACGGGAGAGATCCTTCAGACTCAGCGTCGTTTCGACCTGAATATACCGCTTTCCGAGTACTACAGGATGGTCCAGATGAAGACCGGCGCACTGTTTGCCGTCTCCTGCGAGCTCGGAGCTTTCTTGAGTGGTGCTTCTCCTTCCGTGATCAGTGCCCTCAAGAATTACGGCAACAAGATCGGAATCGCCTATCAGGTACTCGATGACTGCATCGACCTGGTCGGAGACGAGGAGATGATCGGCAAGACGCTTGGAACAGACATTGCCTGTGGCAAGTTCACACTGCCTGTTCTGCTGCTCCTTCAGAACTCCTCTGCCAAGGAGCGGGATGAGCTTCAGTCCATGCTTCTCTCCGAAGAGGGGATCTCACCTTCACGGCTTGTCGAACTGGTTACCTCCCGTGGTGCCTTGCCTGCCGCTGTGAAGGCCGCTCGTAGCCTGGTGGACGAGGCTGATGCCGAACTGGAAAAGGTGCAGGAAAACCGCCATGCGGCCGCGCTCCATTCCATGACCGAGTATCTGCGAGGAGTTCTCGATTCCCTTTCCTAG
- the lpxA gene encoding acyl-ACP--UDP-N-acetylglucosamine O-acyltransferase — protein MIHPSAFVDPAAQLAADVEVGPGAIIESGAVIGEGCRIQAHAVITGHVRMGVRNTIGYGAILGADPQDYDFKPGTKSEVLIGDDNIIREYVTIHRGTKEGSVTQVGDKNFLMVGVHLGHNASIGNRVIIANNCLLAGYVEVQDGAVLGGGSVFHQFLRVGRLCMVRGGERFPKDIPPFVSAYGTSMVAGINAVGLKRAGFSSENRLEIKRAFRLIYHNGLNITQALEESKNTSWGTEAQEFLDFIASAKKRGVCAAKPVNGGSSSSSDSKYEEE, from the coding sequence CTGATCCATCCATCCGCCTTTGTCGATCCCGCTGCCCAACTTGCCGCCGATGTAGAGGTTGGGCCGGGGGCCATCATTGAGTCGGGGGCCGTGATCGGTGAAGGGTGTCGGATCCAGGCTCATGCTGTGATCACGGGACATGTCAGGATGGGTGTTCGTAATACCATAGGGTACGGAGCCATCTTGGGTGCCGATCCGCAGGATTATGATTTCAAGCCTGGCACCAAGAGTGAGGTGCTCATCGGTGATGACAATATCATCCGTGAATACGTGACGATCCATCGCGGTACCAAGGAGGGGAGCGTGACGCAGGTTGGGGACAAAAACTTCCTGATGGTCGGCGTCCATCTCGGTCACAATGCCTCGATCGGCAACCGGGTCATCATTGCCAATAACTGCCTGCTGGCCGGCTATGTCGAGGTGCAGGATGGTGCGGTACTCGGAGGAGGATCGGTCTTTCACCAGTTCCTGCGTGTGGGAAGGCTCTGTATGGTGAGGGGAGGGGAACGCTTTCCCAAAGACATTCCTCCCTTTGTTTCGGCCTATGGTACGAGCATGGTGGCCGGCATCAATGCCGTCGGACTGAAGCGTGCCGGATTCAGTTCCGAGAACAGGCTGGAGATCAAGAGGGCCTTCCGCCTGATCTACCACAACGGCCTGAATATCACTCAGGCTCTTGAAGAATCGAAGAATACGTCGTGGGGAACCGAGGCCCAGGAATTTCTCGATTTCATCGCCTCAGCCAAGAAGCGTGGAGTCTGCGCGGCAAAGCCCGTCAATGGTGGTTCTTCCTCCTCATCCGATAGTAAGTACGAGGAGGAGTGA
- the radC gene encoding DNA repair protein RadC yields the protein MISSCFGDIPRAERPRERLFSHGAAVLTDAELLALFLRTGKVGLDVLSLARSLLTEWGSLRRLAGCSVEELSSLPGMGPAKAAELKAAFEMGRRMARPELERQRVDRAGVIYELLAGELQTLPYESLRILLLDTRHGLLEEKEVSRGSLNESIAHPREIFRPAIAKGAYAIAVAHNHPSGDPQPSEADRRLTRRLTEAGALLQIPLVDHVIIGAMRGEQSPYFSFREAGLI from the coding sequence ATGATTTCTTCATGCTTCGGGGACATTCCCCGTGCCGAGAGGCCGCGAGAACGGCTTTTCAGTCATGGTGCCGCCGTCCTAACCGATGCGGAGTTGTTGGCCCTGTTCCTGAGGACGGGGAAGGTCGGATTGGATGTCCTTTCTCTGGCCAGATCACTGCTAACCGAATGGGGCAGTCTGAGGCGGCTAGCCGGATGTTCAGTCGAGGAGCTTTCCTCATTACCCGGCATGGGACCCGCAAAGGCTGCCGAACTCAAAGCCGCCTTTGAGATGGGACGCAGGATGGCCCGTCCCGAGTTGGAGAGACAGCGCGTTGATCGTGCCGGAGTGATCTATGAACTGCTGGCTGGGGAGTTGCAGACTCTTCCCTACGAGTCGCTGCGGATCCTTCTGCTTGATACGCGTCATGGTCTACTTGAGGAAAAGGAGGTCTCCCGTGGAAGTCTCAACGAAAGCATTGCGCATCCGCGGGAGATCTTCCGCCCGGCAATTGCCAAGGGGGCCTATGCGATCGCCGTCGCGCATAATCATCCCTCGGGAGATCCTCAGCCGAGTGAGGCAGACCGTCGCCTGACCCGCAGACTTACTGAAGCCGGTGCCCTCTTGCAAATCCCGCTGGTTGACCATGTGATCATCGGTGCAATGAGGGGTGAGCAATCCCCGTATTTCAGCTTCCGTGAGGCTGGACTGATTTAG